A window of Sphingobacterium kitahiroshimense genomic DNA:
GTCAACAATGCCGGTAATATCTTACGCAAACCCGCAGCAGAACATCCGGATGAGTATTGGGATGAAATTATCGAGATCAATCAAAATGCTCAGTTTATCTTAACCAGAGAAATAGGTAAAGACATGATTTCACGTGGAACAGGAAAGATCATATTTACAGCATCTTTACTCTCTTTTCAAGGCGGAATCAATGTACCTGGATATGCGGCTTCAAAAGGTGCGATTGCATCGCTCACGAAAGCTTTTGCAAATGAATGGGCCTCCAAAGGTGTCAATGTGAATGCTATTGCTCCGGGATATATTGCAACAGATAATACTGAGGCATTGCGCGATGATCCGGAGCGTTCTGCTTCTATCTTAGGTCGAATTCCTGCCGCAAGATGGGGAGAACCTCAAGACTTCAAAGGACCTATATTATTTCTGAGCTCTGAAGCGTCTAACTATGTTCATGGAACAATTCTGACCGTAGATGGTGGCTGGATGGGTAGATAACAAATAGATGTAGAGAGATTTGTTTTTATTAGATCTCTCTACATTTTCTTGACTACTCGAAAGCCAAGATTACTAAAAGATGCATTTGGATTGACCGAACCTATGTATTGCGAATTAAAGGATACGCAACTATTTTTACTACACCACCACGATCCCCCGCGTGCATGGGCAACTTTCCTACCTTTATCACGTTCTAATGCGCCTTCACAAAATTCAAACACATTACCATATACATCATATAAACCTAAAGGATTTGCTTTAAATGTTTTAATCGGTGATGTATAGAGATAACCATCCGTGGTATCGGCTACCAAATGATTTCTGCCATGCCATATATTGGCATAATTGATGATTTTTTCTAAATCTACCCCTTCAAAATACTTTGTCTCCGAACCTGCTCTTGAAGCTACTTCCCATTCATCCAATGAGGGTAAACGAACCCCTGCCCATTCGCAGTAAGCTACTGCATCCCGATAGGATATACAGGTAACAGGATGATTCATTTTATCTTTAATCCCGCCTCTACTTATTCCGTTTGGAAACCGCCAATATGCCGTACTATCCTGTATCCATCGAAATTCTTCTAATCCGGGTTCAAAGACCATTGCATTACGAAATCGTTCTGCCAATGTGACATAATGCGTAGCAGAAACAAATGCAGCAAATGCTTCATTTGTTAATTCGGCTTCAGCAATAGCAAAAGCTGGAATTGAAACGGATCTTTTAGGATTATCCAAACTGATTGTATCACCTAAAATATAAGTACCTGCCTCCACCGCAATAAACTTTTGTTCTTGGGCAAAAGAAGTATTCATGTATAAAAAAAATCCAATCAATAATATCCGAATGCTCTTCATCATTTTGAAATTTTCTGATTATAATATTCCTGTGCCGTAGATAAGAGAAATTGTTCGTTTGCTGTATTGAAACGAACTGATGTCATATAATTAGCATCGCCCAAATACAATTTTCCATACATCTTAGATTTCAGGTAAGGCGTGTACTGTTCTTTTTTTAATATTAAAGATAATACCGTCAAAACATCCCTATCTTTCCTATTTGTTTGATAATAGCGAATCATAGCCGGGATACTTTCCCATGCAGATATTTCCACAAGGGCCGATTTTAAATTGACACCCATATGTTTCTTTACAGCTATGGTTTCAAAAATCAATGTCTGTACTGTATCGCGATTCTGTTTGAGAAACTTATATTGATCCGCGCTCCAGTCGACTCCTGAAAGACGAAAGGTAAGTAACCCAAAGATCTTTTGATCTTCACCCCGACTTGTCATATCATCTATACAAGCCTGACTATATACTTCTGGATGAATCATAACATAGGTAAACTGTTCTTTTAAATTCAATCGCTTAAATTCGTCCTTAGAAATAGCCGCGATGTAATCTGCAATCATGCCATCATCTTCTGGTTCTTTAATTTTTTTGATTAAAGATTCAACTTTTCTCAAACCAAACTCAGGCTTTGTCTCCTGCTCGCGGTATGCCCTATAGTTTCGATCAGCCTGGGTCGGTTCAACATAAACATGCTCTTGTGCAACTAATGTTGTACATAGACAAATCATAAAGAGGCTGACACTAATTATTCGCTTCATATTATTTCTTTTTTACTTTGTAGTAACGATTTGCCCGCTCACAAATTAAATCCTCATTTGCTTTATTATAGTTCAAGTAGGCATAATAACCAGCATCTGTACCATACAATTTCTGATAGGATACTGAATTGAGGAATTCTTCATATTCGCCACGTTTCATTAATAGCATCAGTAAGGTTAGTGCATCTTTATCCTTTGGTGTATTTTTAACATACGTAATGATAAAAGGAATCATGTTCCAAGCATTCATTTCTAAAATTGCTTCTTTGTAGTTAATGCCCATCCATTTGCTCCGTCCAACTGATTCTTGAATGAGTCTCAATACCGAGTCTCGATTTTCAAGAAGAAAGTCAGCTTGTCTCTGGCTCCAGCTCGCCTCATTAAATCCCGTTTCAAGCTGTCCGAAAATGCGTTTCTGAAGATCATTTTGATATTCTGGAATAGCACAATTCTGTTGAGAAAGTTCTGCATGGATCATTACATAAGTAAATTTCTCTCTTAGGCTCAGTCCATTAAACTGCGAAGCACTTATCGCCTCAAAACCTCCATCAGAGCTTCCTTCTGGATCTTCTTTAAATGTAATATTTGATATTAACGTCTTGATTTTCGTCAGTCCGTACGGCGGTATAGTCATTTTAGTGCGCAATTCGTATCCTTTTTCATCCCTAGTATAAGAACTTCCATCATCCTCGTTCGTCTGAGCAAATGATTTTATAAAGCCTGAAAAAAGGAGAATCAATAATATTAAATGATGTTTCATTGTTTTAATATAAGTTAGTCCAATTGTCCATTTAAAATTTATTGAAGATATGAATAAACTGTTATATAAAAATACAGACCATAGTACTAGTCATTTCTCTTCTATTTGCAGTAAATACTAAATTATGATTATCTTAAAATAATATTTCTAAGCTAATACAAATAAACAAACAATGCTACATTCAAAAAACAGTCCAATTTCCAAGTTATTTTTTTTATTACTCGTACTCGTATCGTTCTCATTTATTTCGTGCCAAAACACGATTAAAGACAAGATAAAGAATGATGATGTCATCGAATTCAATGGTGATGATCAAGCCATGAATCAGGCCATCCTCGAAGCAAATAAAACGTTTCAGAATTTTGAAACTTCTTTTAAAGATCCCCAGGAAGGATACGAGAGTTTTGCTATCAAAGTAAGATTCGATACTGAAGATGGGGGTGGTGAACATATCTGGGTGGGTAATCTAACCTCAGATGGCAAATCATATCGTGGTACCGTTAATAATGAACCGCAACTAACTAAGGTTGTAAAATATGGTGATCAAGTAACAATAGATCCGCAACGGATCTCTGATTGGATGTATCTAGATAAAGGGGTCCTAAAAGGTGGATATACCATCCGTGTTATGAAAAAGAACCTATCTGAAGAAGAAAAAAAGGCTTTTGATCAGGAAGTTGGATTTATTATAGAAGATTGAAGCTCATAAAAAAGGCGAAACTTAAGTTTCGCCTTTTTTATGAATATAGTCCTTTTTTTTCGATAAACTCAATGACTTTATCCGGAGTATAGAATTTGATATTGCTCCCCTCTTTCACCGCTTGTCGAAGAAAGGTAGAAGACAATTCCATCATCGGTGTTTGTGTCAGGGTTATTGACGGATGTTCTTTCATTGTACCGCCATTATATCCAGGTCTTGGATAAACATAGATATGATAATCCCTTAAAATAATATCGTGATTCTTCCACTTTGAAAAGGTCTCTAAAATATCTTCACCCATAATTAAAACAAATTCATGCGTGGGATATTTTTCTGCCAGATGTGTTAAAGTATCGATGGTATACGAGGGTTGCGGTAAACTAAATTCAATGGAACTTGCCTTTAAATTTTCGGTCTCTTCAATTGCCAGATTAACCATCTCTAAACGGTCGTACATATTACCTAGGCTCTCTTTCTTTTTAAATGGATTTTGTGGGGATACCACAAACCAAACTTCGTCCAGCTCAGTATAGTTGGCCATATAATTGGCAATAATCAAATGCCCAACATGAACTGGATTAAAAGACCCGAAGAATAATCCGACTTTAGCCATTACTTTTTATTCAGAAAGTCCATTACCAATTTCTCTGCTTCCACAACAGCAACATCCAAATCATAATTTTTTAAAATCACATCAAACTTATCTGCATAGGATAATTCGGATTCAGCTTTTGCAAAACGTTCCTGCAATTTTTCTTCAGAGTCTGTTCCTCTACCACGCAGGCGTGCTTTTAAAACTTCTAAGGAAGGAGGTTGCACAAAAATAGATAAGGCTTCGTCTGGAAACTTTGAACGCAAACGAAGTCCTCCAATCACATCAATATCAAAAATAACATGTTTACCCTGTGCCCAGATACGTTCTACTTCAGAACGTAATGTTCCATAAAATGTACCTGAATATACTTCTTCGAATTCGATGAACTCTTGTTTCGCAATCTTATGTAGAAAGTCTTCTTTTGATATAAAGTAATAATCTTTGCCATCTATTTCTTCACCGCGCGGTTCGCGTGTACTAGCAGAAATAGAAAACTCCAACTTATCACCATGTTTACTTAATAGATTCTTTACAATTGTTGTTTTACCTGCTCCTGATGGTGCCGAGAATATAATTAACTTACCTGCCATTCCTATAATACGTTGAGCAATTGCTCTTTAATTTTTTCTAATTCTTCTTTCATTTTTACCACGATCTGCTGAATACCAGCGTGGTTGGCTTTTGATCCTAGCGTATTGATCTCTCTACCCATTTCTTGAGAAATAAATCCTAATTTCTTACCATTAGAATCAGATGCTTTCAAAGCTTTTTGAAAATAGGTACAGTGAGAGCGTAGACGAACTTTCTCTTCTGTTATATCTAATTTGTCGATATAATAGATCAATTCTTGTTCGAAACGGTTTTTATCAACGTTTTCCTTACCTACAGTTTCCTCCAGGTAATGGCCTATACGTTCGCGTATTAAAGGAATACGGTCCATTTCAACAGCTTCGACTTCTGTTAAATAAGTTAAGATCAATTCAACACGATCTGTCAGGTCCTGTGAAAGAACTGCTCCTTCATCTGCTCTGAAAATATTAAATTGCTCTACTGCCGCGTAAAATGCTTCTAATAATAATCGTGATTCTTCTTCATCAACTTCATTATCATTATTAGCAATTACTTCGGGCATATTAAGAGCCAATTCGAAAAGAGAAACTTGTTTATCTCCCAGCTCAAAAGCAATTTGTTGTAATTGAGTATAGTATTTTTTTAGCAAATCTGCATTAATTGTCGATGCTTTTGCCGTTTGATCAGAATATTCAACGTTTACAGAAAGGTTCACCTTACCTCTTTCAATAAGTTTACTGCACTCTGTACGTAAAGTCAATTCCTTGTCCGAAACTGCTTTTGGTAAACGCAGATTTAATTCAAGAAATTTAGAATTCAAGGATTTAATCTCGACGCTGTACTTAACTTTTCCATTGTCTTTTACAGCTGTGCCGTATCCTGTCATTGATTTTATCATATGCAAAGGTAAGAAACATTCCAATAATGCATAATATCAAGACTATAAATTGATTAATTTACCAATCATGCTTGGCAATAATGACACATAAATAACTTTTTTGATGTCCTTTCTTTCCTGTAGTAACAAAACCAATACCGATATCATATAAAGAGGCATTCCATTCGTCCATCCCTAATAGATGTTTTCGATGATGATAACCGGGCGCTTCTTTACCAATAATTAACCCTTTTATTGCATCTGTAGCACTTAGCCAATTCCAGGCAATAGACTCAAAATTATTTGCCCGCTTATTTTTTAGCCATTTGGCATTCAAATCATAACCTGCTTGCTGCATATAATAATTAGGACCTATACCATCTGGATTGACATGGTCAAAATAATTTCGCTTTGCCATATCCTTGGCCCGCGATTCGGCAACCTCAGCGAGCCTCTTATTCCAATTCAGTGACTTTCTTGTCACTTTATTCAAATTGAATAGACCGAGCTTCTTTTTATACCGTTCAGGATTTTTACGGATTTCATTAAGAAGATGATAGGCTTCTTTTGCCTGCTTTTTTTCGACTCTTACTTGTGCTGATGATAATGAAAATAGTAGACTTAAACTGAAAATTAATAGGTACTTCATGTAAATAAATAGATGCTTCGTGTGAAATTCTTTCACAAAATAGACTCAAAAAAGGATCTTAGGTTTAGACCGTAGAAGATTTTTTATGATTAAAAAACTGTACCAGCACAGGCACAGCACTAATGATGATAACCAGGAAGACGACCAAAGAGAAATTATTCCTAACCATTGGGATTTGTCCAAAAAAGTATCCTCCTAATAAAAATAAAGTGACCCATAATAGCCCTCCAAAAATATTATAGGTACCAAATTTAACATAAGTCATATGGCTAACTCCTGCAAAAAAGGGTGCAAATGTGCGTACTATTGGAACAAAGCGGGCATAGATAATAGCTCTATTACCATGTTTAGTATAAAAAGACTGGGTGTTGATTAAATATTCGGGTTTAAATATTTTAGACTTTGACCTGAAAACTCGATGTCCCAAATATTTTCCAATTTCATAATTAACAAAGTCTCCTAAAACTGCCGCTGTCAGTAACACCAACCAAAATAAAGACAAAGAAAGATCACTTTCTGGAAGAGCAATAATAGCTCCTAATGCAAATAATACCGAATCTCCTGGTAAAAATGGTGTTATAACAAGACCTGTTTCAGCAAACACAATTAAGAATATAATCAGATAAGTCCATCCTTGATAATCATGAACAATTTGAATAAGATGTTTATCAATATATAAAATAAAATCAATGAGATTTGTGATAATATCCATTTAAAATGCATGTTAAATAAAATCAAATACTTACTGTTTTGATCATCGAACCTTATTGGGTTACAAATACCTTATTTTATGATATGATACTAAAAAATTGCCTGTAATAAAAAAGGAAGCTTTTAGGCTTCCTTCTTACTTTTAAATTTTTCTTTTAAGACTTCAAAGACAATCGGCAATACTGATAATAAGATAATCAACAGCACTACTTTTGAAAAATTATCTCTGATGATCGGTATATTACCTAAAAAATATCCTGCTAATGTAATCCCTACGACCCAGAGAATTGCTCCAATAACATTATAAGTTATAAAAGTGCCATAATGCATTCTTCCAATTCCTCCTACAAATGGAGCCAGTGTTCTGACAATAGGCACAAAGCGTGCAATTACAATTGTTTTACTACCATACTTTTCATAAAAAGTATGTGTCTTTTGAATCTGCTCGTCTTTGATTACCTGCTTACCAAATAGTTTAAATTTGGTCATCTGCATTCCAAATCGCTTCCCGATGGCATAATTAAGAGAATCTCCCGATACCGCGGCTACTAATAAGATAGCAATCATCAACCAGACATTAAGTTCATTTGGCTGTGCTGCTAGCATTCCTGCTGCAAATAGTAAAGAATCGCCTGGTAAAAATGGCATCACAACAACTCCTGTTTCAACAAAAATAATCAGAAATAAGATGAGATATGTCCACGTTTTATAATCATTTACGATCTCAAGTAAATGTTTATCAATATGCAGAACAAAATCAATGATATGCGCTATAACTTCCAAAACAGTGCGATTAACCGATATTATTTAACATAACTGGCATAACCAGCATTAAAATATCTTCATTTTCTTCTGCTACTGCTGGAATTAGCAAACCTGCACGATTGGCTGTACTCATTTCAATGACTACTTCTTCGCTAGCTAGATTGTTTAACATCTCCACTAAAAATTTAGCGTTGAAACCAATTTCCATATCTTCCCCTTCAAACTGACATCCTAAGCGCTCATGAGCTTCATTAGAAAAATCAAGATCTTCAGCAGAAATATTCAATTCACTACCTGAGATTTTCAAACGTACCTGATGCGTTGTTTTATTCGCAAAAATAACAACACGACGTAACGTATTTAAAAATAGTAAACGGTCAACAGTTAACTTATTTGGATTCACCTGCGGAATTACAGCTTCGTAATCTGGGTAACGCTCATCAATCAAACGACAAATTAAATTGATGTTACCAAAACTAAAAAATGCATTTGTCGAATTATATTCAATCGAAACATTGATATCTTCTGATGGCAAAGATGATTTTAATAAAGACAATGCTTTTTTTGGAAGAATTAATGAAGCAGGCTTTTCTACGCCAATATCAGAACGTCTGTAGCGTACCAGTTTATGTGCATCTGTAGATACAAACGTTACGGCCTTATCTCCCAATTGAACTAACACACCTGACATTGCCGGTCTTAACTCATCATTACTAACAGCAAATATTGTTTTACTAATTGCCTCTGCTAGTATTGGAGCAGGCATATGAACAGTATGCGCATTGTCAATTACTGGAATTTTAGGGAAATCCTCAGGATTCTCACCACTCAACTTATATTTACCGTCACCGGCACTGATCTCGATCGCTAGCGTATTATTATCAACAAAAAAAGCAACTGGTTGATCTGGTAATGTTTTTAAGGTCTCTATTAAAATTTTAGAAGGCATCGCTACTTTTCCTTCTTCTTTAGCCTCAATTTGCAATGACGTAACCATGCTTGTCTGCAAATCTGTCGCAGATATCGTTAACGTATTGTCTTTTATTTCAAAAAGAAAGTTCTCTAAAATGGGTAGAACTGTACTACTACTTGAAGCGCCATTAATAGCTTGAAGTTGTTTTAATAAAATCGATGTGGATACTATAAATCTCATTTCCTAAAATTATGAATTATATCTGCAATATTACGCAAAAGAATCTACATTTTTAGAAGGTGTATATCCAAATAGCGGAAAATTAACTGTATAAACTTTATCTTGCTACAGGTTAGTAAATAATTGAATTTCAATAAAATTGACATCATATATCCCATTTATATTTTGAATATAAATAAATGCTGTCTATTATTTATTACATTTGTATAGACTAGGAGTAGTATATGCAATTTAGGGATATTATTGGACATGATTTAGTTAAAGCTCATCTGATCAGCACAGTTCGTGAAAACCGTGTGAGTCATGCGCAATTATTTCTTGGACCAGAAGGTTCTGGCTCACTAGCTTTAGCTTTAGCTTACGCACAATTTATTAATTGCGAAAATAAAGCCGAGTTTGATAGTTGCGGTTTATGCTCATCCTGTAGGAAATATAATAAACTTATACATCCGGATCTGCATTTTTCTTATCCTTTTATT
This region includes:
- a CDS encoding SDR family NAD(P)-dependent oxidoreductase, whose translation is MSILQSFDLTGKIALVTGCKRGIGKAMAEALAEAGADIIGVSATLELENSAVQKSIESLGRKFHAYQCDFSKRNDLYAFITKVKEQHPVIDILVNNAGNILRKPAAEHPDEYWDEIIEINQNAQFILTREIGKDMISRGTGKIIFTASLLSFQGGINVPGYAASKGAIASLTKAFANEWASKGVNVNAIAPGYIATDNTEALRDDPERSASILGRIPAARWGEPQDFKGPILFLSSEASNYVHGTILTVDGGWMGR
- a CDS encoding formylglycine-generating enzyme family protein is translated as MMKSIRILLIGFFLYMNTSFAQEQKFIAVEAGTYILGDTISLDNPKRSVSIPAFAIAEAELTNEAFAAFVSATHYVTLAERFRNAMVFEPGLEEFRWIQDSTAYWRFPNGISRGGIKDKMNHPVTCISYRDAVAYCEWAGVRLPSLDEWEVASRAGSETKYFEGVDLEKIINYANIWHGRNHLVADTTDGYLYTSPIKTFKANPLGLYDVYGNVFEFCEGALERDKGRKVAHARGGSWWCSKNSCVSFNSQYIGSVNPNASFSNLGFRVVKKM
- a CDS encoding YegJ family protein; this encodes MLHSKNSPISKLFFLLLVLVSFSFISCQNTIKDKIKNDDVIEFNGDDQAMNQAILEANKTFQNFETSFKDPQEGYESFAIKVRFDTEDGGGEHIWVGNLTSDGKSYRGTVNNEPQLTKVVKYGDQVTIDPQRISDWMYLDKGVLKGGYTIRVMKKNLSEEEKKAFDQEVGFIIED
- the nadD gene encoding nicotinate (nicotinamide) nucleotide adenylyltransferase, encoding MAKVGLFFGSFNPVHVGHLIIANYMANYTELDEVWFVVSPQNPFKKKESLGNMYDRLEMVNLAIEETENLKASSIEFSLPQPSYTIDTLTHLAEKYPTHEFVLIMGEDILETFSKWKNHDIILRDYHIYVYPRPGYNGGTMKEHPSITLTQTPMMELSSTFLRQAVKEGSNIKFYTPDKVIEFIEKKGLYS
- the gmk gene encoding guanylate kinase, which gives rise to MAGKLIIFSAPSGAGKTTIVKNLLSKHGDKLEFSISASTREPRGEEIDGKDYYFISKEDFLHKIAKQEFIEFEEVYSGTFYGTLRSEVERIWAQGKHVIFDIDVIGGLRLRSKFPDEALSIFVQPPSLEVLKARLRGRGTDSEEKLQERFAKAESELSYADKFDVILKNYDLDVAVVEAEKLVMDFLNKK
- a CDS encoding YicC/YloC family endoribonuclease; translation: MIKSMTGYGTAVKDNGKVKYSVEIKSLNSKFLELNLRLPKAVSDKELTLRTECSKLIERGKVNLSVNVEYSDQTAKASTINADLLKKYYTQLQQIAFELGDKQVSLFELALNMPEVIANNDNEVDEEESRLLLEAFYAAVEQFNIFRADEGAVLSQDLTDRVELILTYLTEVEAVEMDRIPLIRERIGHYLEETVGKENVDKNRFEQELIYYIDKLDITEEKVRLRSHCTYFQKALKASDSNGKKLGFISQEMGREINTLGSKANHAGIQQIVVKMKEELEKIKEQLLNVL
- a CDS encoding CAP domain-containing protein produces the protein MKYLLIFSLSLLFSLSSAQVRVEKKQAKEAYHLLNEIRKNPERYKKKLGLFNLNKVTRKSLNWNKRLAEVAESRAKDMAKRNYFDHVNPDGIGPNYYMQQAGYDLNAKWLKNKRANNFESIAWNWLSATDAIKGLIIGKEAPGYHHRKHLLGMDEWNASLYDIGIGFVTTGKKGHQKSYLCVIIAKHDW
- a CDS encoding DedA family protein, with protein sequence MDIITNLIDFILYIDKHLIQIVHDYQGWTYLIIFLIVFAETGLVITPFLPGDSVLFALGAIIALPESDLSLSLFWLVLLTAAVLGDFVNYEIGKYLGHRVFRSKSKIFKPEYLINTQSFYTKHGNRAIIYARFVPIVRTFAPFFAGVSHMTYVKFGTYNIFGGLLWVTLFLLGGYFFGQIPMVRNNFSLVVFLVIIISAVPVLVQFFNHKKSSTV
- a CDS encoding DedA family protein, with product MEVIAHIIDFVLHIDKHLLEIVNDYKTWTYLILFLIIFVETGVVVMPFLPGDSLLFAAGMLAAQPNELNVWLMIAILLVAAVSGDSLNYAIGKRFGMQMTKFKLFGKQVIKDEQIQKTHTFYEKYGSKTIVIARFVPIVRTLAPFVGGIGRMHYGTFITYNVIGAILWVVGITLAGYFLGNIPIIRDNFSKVVLLIILLSVLPIVFEVLKEKFKSKKEA
- the dnaN gene encoding DNA polymerase III subunit beta, whose product is MRFIVSTSILLKQLQAINGASSSSTVLPILENFLFEIKDNTLTISATDLQTSMVTSLQIEAKEEGKVAMPSKILIETLKTLPDQPVAFFVDNNTLAIEISAGDGKYKLSGENPEDFPKIPVIDNAHTVHMPAPILAEAISKTIFAVSNDELRPAMSGVLVQLGDKAVTFVSTDAHKLVRYRRSDIGVEKPASLILPKKALSLLKSSLPSEDINVSIEYNSTNAFFSFGNINLICRLIDERYPDYEAVIPQVNPNKLTVDRLLFLNTLRRVVIFANKTTHQVRLKISGSELNISAEDLDFSNEAHERLGCQFEGEDMEIGFNAKFLVEMLNNLASEEVVIEMSTANRAGLLIPAVAEENEDILMLVMPVMLNNIG